Genomic segment of Synechococcus sp. A18-25c:
CCCGCTTCGAGCAGCACCACACAGGTGTGGCTGCCGATGAAGCCGGCCCCTCCAGTGATCAGTAGCTGCGTCATCATTTGACCCTATGGCAAGGATCCTGGGTTGAGCGTCGGCTGAGGGGCAGACTGGTCAGCGGTCTCGAGGATTGCGTGAGTCAGCTGCAGAGCCTGCGCGGCATGGTGGATCTGCTGCCCGCCCAGACACATCGTTGGCAGGCGGTAGAGGCCGTGGCCCGTGCACACTTCGGCCGCTCCGGGTTCGAAGAAATCCGCACACCGCTGCTCGAGGTCACCGAACTGTTCGCTCGCGGCATTGGTGAGGCCACCGATGTTGTCGGGAAGGAAATGTATAGCTTTCAGGATCGTGGTGATCGATCTTGCACGCTGCGTCCTGAAGGCACGGCGTCGGTGGTTCGATCCGCCGTTCAGCATGGCCTTCTCAGCCAAGGCGCTCAAAAGCTTTGGTATGGCGGGCCGATGTTCCGGTACGAACGTCCTCAGGCCGGTCGTCAGCGTCAGTTTCACCAGATTGGCGTGGAGTGGCTGGGCGTCAGTTCCGCCCGCAGTGATGCGGAAGTGATTGCTCTGGCCTGGGACCTGCTCGATGCCCTCGGTGTACGCGGCCTGGAACTGCAGATCAACAGTCTCGGCACGCCGGACGATCGCCAGCGTTACCGCGATCAGTTGGTGTCTTGGCTCGAAGCCCGTTTTGATCAGCTGGATCCTGAATCCCAGCAACGCCTCACCACCAATCCCCTGCGCATCCTCGACAGCAAGAGCACGATGACTCAGGAGCTGTTGAGTAACGCTCCCACCCTGTTGGATGCCCTTTGCGACGAGAGCGCTGCGCGGTTTGAGGCCGTGCAGCGTTTTCTGAGCGCTCTGGGAATTCCCTATCGAGTGAACACGCGCCTGGTCCGAGGACTTGACTAC
This window contains:
- the hisS gene encoding histidine--tRNA ligase; translation: MSQLQSLRGMVDLLPAQTHRWQAVEAVARAHFGRSGFEEIRTPLLEVTELFARGIGEATDVVGKEMYSFQDRGDRSCTLRPEGTASVVRSAVQHGLLSQGAQKLWYGGPMFRYERPQAGRQRQFHQIGVEWLGVSSARSDAEVIALAWDLLDALGVRGLELQINSLGTPDDRQRYRDQLVSWLEARFDQLDPESQQRLTTNPLRILDSKSTMTQELLSNAPTLLDALCDESAARFEAVQRFLSALGIPYRVNTRLVRGLDYYGHTAFEITSDQLGAQATVCGGGRYDGLVQQLGGAATPAVGWALGMERLLLVLEAAAAADPQGPAARLTAARPPDLYLVNRGDQAEACALVLARQLRSEGIAVELDGSGAAFGKQFKRADRSGAAWAVVIGDQEAEAGSLRLKPLLGQGAEQTLPLASPDALVAILQAGNAILSSDQDQR